Genomic window (Arcobacter aquimarinus):
TTGGATTTCTATATTCAGCAAAACTAAAATGAAAACGGCTCTCTAACCAACCAAGATTTGATGTTCCCATATTTTCTTTTAGTAATTTTTTTAACATAATTTATCCTTTGAATATATAACTTTCCATAGAAATAGCACGATTTAAAATTTCATTATTAAATCCGATTCCTACATAATCAAAACTTGCACCTAATGCTACAAAAAGTGGTAAAAAATGTTCATAACTTGGATGCATTTGATAAAAGTTTTCAATTTTCTCAAACTCTAAGATTTGTGAAATATCACCATTTTTGAGTATGGTTTTTATTTTTTCATTAAATTTTATTACTAAATTATCTGCTTCTTCAAATGGATTATAAGAGACATTTCGTAAATTGTGAGTGATAGAACCACTAGCAATTATTAAAGAATCATCTCTTATATTTCTTAGTTTTTCACCTATTTTTAAAAGTTCTTTTGCTGAATAATCAAAAGGAAGTGAAATTTGAATTACTGGAATATTAATTTCTTTAAACATCATATAAAGTGGAGTCCAAACTCCATGATCAAAACTTGTTCGATTTTTATCAATGCTTGGATTAAACTCTTTTAGAATTTCAAGTAAATGATTTGTAATGTTAATATCACTTTTTATTGGATATTTTATTTTATAAAGTTCTTCTTCAAAACTATAAAAATCATACATTAAATCTTTGGCTAAAGGATTAATGATTTTTAATCCTTTAGTATGCCAATGAGCAGATATAACAACTATATATTTTGGTTTCTTAAACTCTTTTGTAATATTTTTAAAATTAATTTTAGTTTTCGAGTCTACCAAAATTGTATTTGGTGCACCATGTGAAATAAATAGTGTTGGATTCATTTAAATTATTTTGCCAATTTACCTTGAACATCAATTACAAGTTTTACTTCATCAGAAACAGCAACTCCACCTGTTTCTAAAACTTTATTCCATGTAATTCCAAAATCACTTCTTTTGATTTTTCCACTTAAAGCAAAACCAGCTTTATCTCCCATAATCCCACCATTATCTAAATCTAACTTAATATTTTTTGTTACACCTTTCATAGTAAAATCACCATAAATTGCATCATTTTCAATTTTTGTTGATTTAAAAGTAATTTTTGGGAATTTTTCAGCATCAAAAATATCATCAGCTTTTAAGTGAGCATCTCTTTTTTCATTTGCTGTATTTATTGAAGAAACTGCTATTTCACCATTTAAAGATTTTAATGTATTTGTTTTTTCATCATATTCAAAATTTCCAGTAAATTCATTGAAGTTACCAGATACATTTGTAATCATCATGTGTTTAACTGTAAAACCTACATTTGTATGTGAATTATCAATATTATAATTTCCTGCAAATAATGCACTTGAAACAACAAGTGAAGCTAGTCCTAATTTAATTAATTTCATTTTTTTCCTTTTGTTTGTTAGTTTGCTTTGTAAATTTTGTCTAATAAATCATATAAAGTATTTAGCTCTTCATCACTTAAAACCTCTAAAGCTATTTTTAAATTTTTCGCATGATTTGGAAAAACTTGTTCTATTATTTGAGTTCCTTTTTCTGTAATTGATAAAATAGAAGCTCTATTATCATTTGGATCTTTTATAGAAGTAATCCAGTTATCTCTTAATAAATTTTTAATAACAACAGTAGTATTTCCAGGTGTTCCCATAGTAAGTTTTGTGATAGAACCTATATTTAAATTACCTTTGTGATATAAAACTTCTAATACTTTAAACTGATTAAATGTAAGGTCATGTTTTGATAAATAATTAACGGTTAAGTGATTTAATTTTAAATTTGTTCTTTCTAATTTAACAACAGTTTTCATAGCTTTATCTGTTCTTTTTCCATAAGATTTTAACGGTTTATTATTCATTTACATACTCCTTGTCGAAATTATATTACTAATTAGTAGTAATGTCAAGAGCTTTTATATTAATAGGGAATACTTAACCTTTTCATAATGATTTTTTAGATAAAATGTTTCGTTTTGCTATAAAAGAATGAAAATATAAGGATAATGAAATGCTATTAACACCAGGTCCAACTCCTGTACCAGAATTTGTTAGAAAAGCAATGTCAGATGTTACTATACATCATAGAACTGAAGAGTTTGAAACTATTTTTAAAAATACTAGAGAATTATTATTAGAATTATACGGAATGCCTGAAGTTGTAATGTTAGCTTCAAGTGGAACAGGTGCAATGGAGGCTTGTGTTACAAATTTAACACATAAAAAAGCACTTACAATTAATTCAGGAAAATTTGGTGAGAGATTCGGAAAAATTTGTTCAGCTTTTGGTATAGATTATACTGAAATCAAAAATGAATGGAATACTCCAGTATCTGTTGAAGCAGTAGTTGAAGCTATTAAGAATGATTCTTCAATTGATGCTATTTTTATTCAAATTTGTGAAAGTGCTGGTGGATTAAGACAACCAGTTGAGCAAATTGCTGCTGAGGTTAAAAAAATCAATAAAGATATCATGATTATTGCTGATGGAATTACAGCTGTTGGTGTTGAGAAAATTGATGCTACAAATTTGGATGCTGTGGTTACTGGAAGTCAAAAAGCTTTAATGTTACCTCCAGGTCTTGCGATGATTGGTTTTTCAAATGAAGCAGTTGCAAAAATTGAGTTAAAACCAAGAGGTTACTATTTTAATCTTGCAACAGAGATTAAAAAACAAAGAACAAATACAACAGCATGGACAGCAGCAACTACACTTATTATTGGATTAGGTGCAATTTTAGAAAAATTAAAAGCTGATGGATTTGAAAGTTTATATACAAAAACAGCATTAAGAGCAAATGCTACAAGAGAAGCGTTAAAAGCTATTGGTTTTGAAATTTATCCAAAAACTCCTGCAAACGCTATGACAACAGCTTATACTGAGCAATCAAGTGCAATTAGAAAAATATTAAAAAATAAATATAATGTTAATATTGCAGGTGGTCAAGACCATTTAGCTGGTAAAATTTTTAGAATTAATCACATGGGATTAGTTGAAGATTATGAAGCATCTTGGGCAGTTAATGCAGTTGAGTTAGCACTTGATGATTTAGGTATTAGAACTTTTGATGGAACAGCAAATAAAGTTTTTGCATCAAATATGTTTAAAGGAAATTAAGAATAATGATTTTTGAACACGAAATTCCAAAAGGTAGTCGATTATACTTTGGTTCAACAGCTAAGAAAAAAAGAGTATTAGAAAACAAAGTTTGTGATATTTTGGATAATTTAGGATTTGAAGAGATTCTAACACCAAATTTTTCATATTCTCAACATCAAGCTATTGAAAATGATAAGAAATTAATAAAATTTTCAGATGAGCAAAATGAACAAGTATCTTTAAGAGCCGATTCTACTTTGGATGTGGTAAGAATAATTACTAAAAGATTGGGAAGAACAACAACTCACAAAAAATGGTTTTATGTTCAACCTATCTTTACTTATCCTTCAAAAGAAGAGTATCAGATTGGATGTGAGTGGATAGATCATGATAATATTGCTGATATTATGAACTTAACAGCAACTATTTTAAAATCATTACAAATTGAACCAATTTTGCAAATATCAAATATTAATATTCCTAAGTTAGTATGTTCAGAGTTAAATATAGATTTGGAATTATTAAAAAATGGTGAAATAGCAGCACTATTTAAATTAAATTGTGACTGGTTAAATAAACTTCTTAAAGTTAAAGATATAAAAAGTTTAGAAAACGTTATAGAAGTAGTTCCAAATAATATAAAAAGCGAACTTGAAAAGTTACTTCAAAAAGCAAAAGAGGTGGATTATTCAAATATAATAATCGCACCACTTTATTATGGAATGTTAAGGTATTATGATGGCATTTATTATAGGGTTATAAGTGATAATTTAACTTTATGTAAGGGTGGAATGTATTCTAGTGAAGGTATTAGTTCATTAGGTTTTGCATTGTACAGTGATAATTTATTAAAAATTTTAGAGGATTAAGAATGAGGGCAGATGTAATAGTTGGTATCCAATGGGGAGATGAAGGAAAAGGTAAAATAGTTGATATGCTTGCTCAAAAGTATGATATGGTTTGTAGAAGTCAAGGTGGACACAATGCAGGTCATACAATTTGGGTTGATGGTGTTAAATATGCTTTACATTTAATTCCTTCAGGAGTTTTAAATCCAAAAGCTATAAATGTAATTGGAAATGGTGTAGTTTTATCACCTGAAAATATTATCAAAGAGATGAGTCAATTTGAAAATTTAGAAGGAAGATTATTTATTTCTGATAAAGCACATTTAAATCTACCATATCATGCTTTAATTGATCAAGCAAAAGAGAGATTAAAAGGTGATAAAGCTATTGGAACAACTGGAAAAGGAATTGGCCCTGCTTACTCTGATAAAATAAATAGAGTTGGACATAGAGTTGGAGAATTATTAGAACCTTTAAAATTAACAAAATCAATATTAGAATATTTTGAACAAAATAGAGCAATATTTGATGTATTACAAATATCAACTCCTGATGAAAGAGCATTATTAGAAGAATTGACAAATTATAGTGAAAAATTAAAGCCGTTTATTACAAATACTACAAATATGGTTTGGAAAGCATTAGATGAAGGTAAAAGAATTCTATTGGAAGGTGCTCAAGGAACTATGCTTGATATTGACCATGGAACATATCCTTATGTAACTTCATCTTCAACTGTAAGTGCGGGTTCTTGTACAGGTTTAGGGTTAAGTCCTAAAGATGTAGGAATTGTAACTGGTATTACAAAAGCATATTGTACAAGAGTTGGAAATGGTCCATTCCCATCAGAAGATTTTGGTGATGAGGGTGAAACAATGGCTCAAGTTGGTAAAGAATTTGGAACAACTACAGGAAGAAAAAGAAGATGTGGTTGGTTTGATGCTGTTGCTGTTAAACATGCTGGAAGATTAAATGGATGTGATCAATTAGCACTTATGAAACTTGATGTTTTAGATGGATTTAAAACTATAAAAATTTGTGTTGCTTATGAATTAAATGGAGAAAGAATAGATTATGTTCCTTCTAGTTTAGATGATGTTAAAGCAATTTATGAAGAGATTGATGGATGGGATAGTGTTGTAGGAATTAGAGACTATGATAAATTACCAATTAATGCAAAAAAATATATAGAAAAAATAGAAGAAGTAACTTCTGTTAGAGTTGGAATCGTTTCAACATCTCCTGAACGAGATGACACTATTATAAGGGGGTAAGAGGATGAGATTAAAATTACATCATACGCCATATGTCTCTAGAAGAATTACAAGAGATTTAGCTAGCTGTGACTTTGTTGAAGTTAGAAAAGATAAAAGTAGTATAGAAGCAGAAGTTGAAAAAATACTTGATGCTGATATAGAAAAAGAGTTTGCTTTAGATGAAAAAGTACAAGAAATTTTAGATGCCCAAGAAGAAGAGATAGAGTACTTAAATGCAGATAGAAGACAACTTTTTTGGATGACTAAAAAAAGATTAGCAAATGATTTTGGAGTTATTCTAAATAATGAAGATAGATTTTCAGATATTGCTCACAAAATATTAGATTATTTATGGGAAGAAGATTTTATACATTATACTTGTTCTGATAATCAAATTAAAAATGTAATATTTGCTTCTTTAGATGATTTTATAAAAGGTTTTGAAAAAGCAGATAGCGAAGTAATGTCTAAATTAAAAAATTATAAAAGAAAATTGATACCTGGTACTGAAGACTATGATTTGGTTTATCACAGATTATATGAAGAAGAATTAATAAAAAGAGGATTGATATAAATGCAAAAAGTATGGATATATTTAGAAAATGGGACTTTTTTAGAAGCGAAATCTTTTGGTGCAACAGGTACATCTGTTGGAGAAATAGTTTTTAATACATCATTAACTGGTTATCAAGAAATTATCTCAGATCCTTCTTATGCTGGTCAATTCGTAACTTTTACTATGCCAGAAATTGGAAATGTTGGAGTAAATGATGACGATATGGAAAGTAGAAAGTGTCATTGTAAAGGTGTATTAGTTAGAAATTATCACCATGAATATTCAAATTATAGAGCTCAAAATGATTTGGATTCATTACTAAAAGAGCATGGTGTTTTAGGAATATGTGAAATTGATACAAGATATTTAACTAAAATGATAAGAGATGAGGGAGCTATGATGATGATAGCTTCAACTGAAATCTCTTGCAAAGATGAATTAGCAAAACAATTAGCTGCAAGTCCTAGAATTGAAGATATTAATTATATTGAAATCGTATCTACAAAAGAGTCTTATGTTCACAAATCAGGTGCTTGGAATCATGAAATAAAAGCATATAACAAAGCAGTAATGAGTGATAAAAAAGTTGCTGTAATTGATTTTGGTGTAAAAAGAAATATTTTAAATGAACTTGTGAATGTTGGTTTAGAAGTTGAAGTTGTACCTTCTTCTTTTAAAGGTGAAGATTTAATTGCTAGATTTGAAGCTAAAGAAATAGGTGGAGTATTCTTATCAAATGGACCAGGAGACCCATTAACTTTAGTAAATGAAAAAAAAGAAGTTCAAAAATTAATAGAAGCGAACATTCCAATATTTGCAATTTGTTTAGGACATCAAATGCTTTCTATTGCACATGGATATGACACATATAAATTAAAATTTGGACAACATGGTGGTAACCATCCAGTTGCTAATAATGGAGTTGTTGAGATAACAGCACAAAACCATAACTATAATGTTCCTGATAATATTACTGAAATTGCAGATGTCACACATATAAATCTATTTGATAATACAATTGAAGGTGTAAAGTATAAAAATAAAGAGATTTTTTCAGTACAACATCACCCAGAAGCTAGTCCAGGACCACATGAATCAAAATATATCTTCAAACAATTTGCAGATATAGTGAAGTAGATAATTACTTTATTGATTATTTATACATGATTAGTTCACATTTTTATTGTATTATATATCAATTTAAAATAAAGGATTAATTATGAGAAATAGTATAAAATTGCTTGTTTTATTTTTTATTGTTTTTTCAAGTAATTCATTTGGAGACAATAAAAAAAATAAAGATTTGCCACCCGGCTTACAAAAAAAAGTTGAAAGGGGTGGGGAGTTACCTCATGGATGGAAAAAGAAATTAAGAAAAGGTTATACCTTAGATAATAATGTTTTTTCTCATGGGGTTATTTTAAAAGGAAGATATCCATCAGTACCTGGAACTTCTGTATATAGAATAGATGATAAAATAATAAGATTATCAATTGCAACAAGAGAAATAATTGATATTTTAAAATAGAAATTAAAAATTAACAGTAAGTTACTTACTGTTAATTTTAATTAAGAGAAGTAGAAATAAATTTGATAAAGAAGTGATGCAAATATTCCTCCAGCAACACCCGCAATAAGATCATCCCCCATTACACCCCATCCACCAGATACTTTTTCATCAATTTTCCCAATGATAGAAGGTTTCCAAATATCAAAAATTCTAAATCCTATAAATGCTAAAATAGCCATAATTATGAAGTTTGATTCATTTATTCCACAAATAGATAAAGCTATCCACATACCAGCTAATTCATCAATTACAATCTCTTTTCCATCATGAATACCTGTTTCTTTTTCATAAATATCTATTTGTTTAACTGCAATGACTGTAATTAAAATAGCTAACATAAATAAAGTTGAAACATGTAGAAATTGAAGTAAAAAAACACCTAAGATTAATGAAACAAAAGAACCAACAGTTCCAGGTGCTTTGGGACTTAAACCACTAAATCCAACTGTTAAAAAAAACTTTCTAAAATTCATAACATTACCTACTTTTTCTTTTCAATATCTAGTTTTTTTCTTTTTTCCCAAAGAGATTTTCTTGAAATTCCTAGTTTTTTTGATAATTCTGTATCAGGATATTTATTTTGATAAGAGATAACCATCATTTTCACGTAATCATTTATAGTCATGATATTTGCATTACCAAGCAGTATTTTTTCATCATTAAACTCTATTTTTCTAAAAGGAAATTCATCTTCTACTTCTAAACTAGAAATAACACAATTTTTATCTTCAATAATTTTATGTAATTGTTCTTTCATATTTTTTTTCAAAGAGTGATAATTTGTTAGATAAATGATAACCTTACGCGATATAGAATTTAACTCTTTTAACCAATTAGAAGAAGTTAAAGAGATAAAACAAATTGGTAAATCTATTCTTTTAGATAGTTCAAAAACCAATTTATCTGCACATTTTTGAGAATTAGTTTCTATCAATGTTGGAAAAGATGATGGTAATAAAATATCACTTGTATCTATATCTTCCATAGTAAAATTAAAATACTCTCTTAGTGTTTGAAGTTCTCTTCGCATACTTCTACACTCTTTATAATGATAAATTTTTCTTACAAGCTCGTCCATTATAAAAGGCTTCATAATATAATCTTTTGCACCATCTTTTATAGGGTTAGTAACTGTTTCATCCGAGATATAAGATACAAGAAGTAAAATAATAGAAGTATCGCAATATTTTTTTATAATACTTTTACATAAACTAGATGGCAAAGAAGTAGAAAGTAGCACGGTATCATAATCTTTTGTTAGATTGTCAATGTTAGGTGATTCTATATAATCACAGCTATGCCCATCATCAAGTAATCTTGAAACTACTTTTTGAGCTAAATAGATTTCATTTTCGATAATTAATATATTCATTTTTGTTTCCAATTATAATATTTCAATGTTGCTATACTTTGAACAGCTAAACCTTCCGCACGACCTATAAATCCCATCTTTTCAGCAGTAGTAGCTTTTATATTTATAAACTGTTTTTCAATATTCAATAACGCAGATAAAGAATTTTTTATTTCATGTTTAAAAGGATTTATTTTTGGTTTCTGAGCAATAATTGTTGTATCAATATTTACAATTTCATATCCAACATTATAAATAAATCTAACAATATGTTCTAACAACAATTTTGAATCAATTCCTTTATACTTTAAATCAGTATCAGGGAAAAATTCACCAATATCTCCAGCTCCACAAGCTCCCAATAGTGCATCAATAATAGAGTGTATTAAAACATCACCATCACTATGTGCTTTAAATCCATAATCATAAGGAAGTTTAACTCCACCTAAAAACATCTCTTTATTATCTTCAAAAGCATGTATATCAAAGCCTATTCCTGTGAAGAAATTATTTGAAGGTTCTTTTAAGCAAGGAAGTTCTTCTAACTCATTTCCAAGAGTAAGTTTTTTACTTTCATTACTTCCTTGAATATATTTGATTGTTCCATTTATTGCTTTTATAGCTGAACTTTCATCTGTAAATTCAGTATTAGTATTTAAGGCTTTTTTTAAAGTTGAAGTTAGGGAAAGTTGAGGAGTCTGGATTAGTTTAACTTCATCGCGATTAATAGTATTTGTTTCATAAATTACTGTATCAGTAACATTTAAAATAGGAACAATGCAATCAGCACAATTTTTTTGGTCTAAAAGATTTTTAATTACATTTTGGGGAATACAAGCACGTGCTACATCACTTATCATTACATATTTTGTTGTTACAAATTCTAATGAGTTTAAAATAGATTTTTGTCTAGTCTCCCCACCTTTTACAAAAGTAAAATCATCAGTGAAGTTTTTCATATAGTTTAATTCATCTTCGTGAGAAGCTACAATAATTTTTGCAAAATTTGAAAAAGAAGCCAATCTTTGTGTAACATTTAGCCATAAAGGAATATTATCTATTCTTATCCATTGTTTTTTTGTTTTATGTTCAAAACGTGTGGAATTACCAGCGCAAAGAACTATAAGTGTAACATCTAACAACAAAACCCCTTTGTGTAAAAAAGTTACAAATTATACAATAATTTTACTTATCTTTGCTTAAGTATTCTCTTCTATTACAGCTTTTATAACATCAATAGAATTTAAAAAATTTTCGACATCAAAATTATAAAGTGCCACTTTTTCTAAGGCTTTTTCAATATTTTTATCACTAAGTGGATATCTAACATCACACAATATTTTAATTATTTGGAGAATTTGTGCTTTTTGTTGAAACTCTTTTGGACAATTTTCTATATCTTCAGCAAAAGCAATAGGAAATATTATATTATGGCTCAATTGCCAATTCTTGAAGATATTAGCTGTAATTCTAGCACAGGTAAAACCAGTAAATGTTTCTTCACAATAACTAGTATCTTTTGTTTCTTCTAATTCTTTTAAGAATTCTTCAGTTTTTTTCTCGTTTTGTATGGCTTGAGAAATTACAAATTTACCAATTTCTTGTAGAAAAGCAGGAAGTAATAGTTCATTTTTTAAATCAAAATTTATTGTTGAAATCCAAGTATTTACTATATTTGTGGCTAAAGAACAACTAAATAAAAAGTCATCATTAGTAACAGCATACGCAAGAAGATTTGATTTTATTGATTCATTAATTGAAGAACCAATAGCAATAGAAATAGCAAATTTTATTCCTAAAAGATTTATCGCACGACTAAGTGTTTCTACCTTACTTCTAAATCCAAACATACTAGAATTTGCTACTTTTAATATATTTGCAACAATTAAAGGATCTTTTTTTAAAATTTCTAAAAGTTCTTCTACATTTGTACTATCTTTTTTTCTAAAATTATCAAGTTCTATTATATTATTTGGTAAAGGAGGCAAATTATTAATTTGATTAATTATATGTTTTTTCATTTCAATCCTAAAATATTAATAATTTAGTTCTATTTCATCATCATCAAGATAAAAATTTAATTTTTTTTGATTAAATATTTCAATAATTGTTGAAATTTGAAGTTTAATTATTTCAGAATAATGATAAAAAATTGTATAAAAATTATTTTCATTAGATTTTGGAATTAAAAATTCTATATTAAAATTGGAATTTATATTAATAATTTCTTTTTTTAAATCATTTTCTAAAATTATTGTTTCATTATTCTGAGTTAATAAAACTTTACATAAATTATAAAAAATTTTCTCTTCAATAAAATTAGTTGAAATTTTTTCTATTTCTTTAAAATCTCTATTTTCATTGAAACTTTTATCTTTCAATAAATCAAAAAAATGTGATATATCTTTTTCTTTTTTTATTAAGAATTCTTTTATTAATTTACTTTCATTTGTTATTTCCAAATTTTTAACTATAAGTTCTTTATTTTTAGAGTAAATTTTATCATTACTATAATTCCCACTTAAAAAAAGGAAAATTACATAAAAGTTTTTTGATTTATTAGTATAAGAAATATTTGATGAATATAATAGAGATAAATTAAGATAAATTCTTGAATATATAGATACAAGATGCGAATTAAAACTATTTTGAAGAGTATATGACGCAATTTTTGAAAATAGTTCGTCTAAATTATCATCAAGGGGTTTATTTAAAAATTTTTTTATAAAAAGATTAAAAATTGCTAATTTAAAAAATTCTAAATAATCATTTTTTATTATATTTGAATCAACTAAAATTTGTGCAATATGAATAAAAGTGTAAGATTTTATTTCCGAAACAAAAAACAGTATTCTATAAATAGTCTCTAGATTTTTGTTATCAAAATTTTTATTAGATAGAATGAAATCATTTATTACTTCTTGATATGTGTATATTTTATTAGAAGAAGAAAAATTGTAATTGTATAAAAAAGATTTAATTAAAATTTTTTCAAATTGCTCAATACTATTAGGAATCTTCTCATTTTCATCTATAGAAAATTTCTTATAGTAAGTTTTTACTATTTTTTGAAAATATTCATTATTAAAATAAAAATCTATTTTTTTGTTCTTCAATTCTTTTATCATTTTCAAAAGAAGAATAGAAGCATAATTTCTAAATTTAAAAAACTCTAAATCTTTATCTATATCTTTTTCATATCCAAAATTATTATTACTTGATAAAGTAAAACCATCTTCTTGTTTTTCAAGAGATAATAAATAATTTTTGAAATAATCATCTAAATCATTGTTTTTTAAAGTGATGTTTTCCAAATGTGAAAAATAATAAAGATATTTTCCTTGTAAGTTATTTATTTTACAAAGTTCATAATCATCAAGCTGTATAGTGAATTTTATTATATTTATAGTTTCTGTCATTAGTTCAATAATTTCAAAAATATCAGATTTTTTTATCATATTTATTGAATAACTAGCGATTAATTGAATTAATGTTTTTAATAAAATAATGTATGAAGTAAATGTTACAAAAAAAAGCTTTTTATTTGTGAAAAACAAATCTTTTAAATAGCTTTCATAAAACCTAAAAATTTCACTTATAGGTTGTAAATCATCTGCATTTGATATGTTCAAAATATTTTTATTTGTTCCAATAGAAGTTATAAAAATTATCAAATTTATTTCATTTGTAAAATCAATATTATCATTGTCATTTATTAGATTATGGAGTTTTTTATTTAAAAAATCATTTATTTGTTCTTTAAAAAATATATTATTTAAAAAAAGTGATTCTATATCTTTTGGTATCTCTTTTTTTTCCATAAAAAGATTGAGAGTATAATTTATAATATATAAAAAACTTTTTTCTGTGGAACTGATAAGTTTATTTTCATTTTCTAAAATAGAGTATTTTTCAGTTAAAAAATTTATTTCTTGTATGTTTGATTGATATTGTAATTCCTCATTTGTAAATAATGAAAAATTAGAGGTATGATTATTATTTTCATTTTGAATCATTGTACACTCCATATCTATTTGTTGAATATTATATAGAAAAGAAACTTATATCAATAATAATTTCAAAATATCTAAACTACTTAAGATTATATAAATATATTTGGCTATAATCACTTTACAATTTAAAAAATATTATAGGATTTTAAAATGAGAAATTGGTTAGACAATCATAAAAATGACAAAGTTAGAACTCAAATGTATTATGCAAAACAAGGAATTATTACTCCTGATATGGAGTATGTAGCAAAAGTTGAAAAACTTGAACCTGAACTTGTAAGAAGTGAAATTGCAAGGGGAAGATTAATAATTCCAGCAAATGTAAATCATAAACATTTAGTTCCAATGTCAATTGGAATTGCATCTTCTTGTAAGATAAATGC
Coding sequences:
- a CDS encoding phosphatidylglycerophosphatase A family protein; the encoded protein is MNFRKFFLTVGFSGLSPKAPGTVGSFVSLILGVFLLQFLHVSTLFMLAILITVIAVKQIDIYEKETGIHDGKEIVIDELAGMWIALSICGINESNFIIMAILAFIGFRIFDIWKPSIIGKIDEKVSGGWGVMGDDLIAGVAGGIFASLLYQIYFYFS
- a CDS encoding response regulator, which translates into the protein MNILIIENEIYLAQKVVSRLLDDGHSCDYIESPNIDNLTKDYDTVLLSTSLPSSLCKSIIKKYCDTSIILLLVSYISDETVTNPIKDGAKDYIMKPFIMDELVRKIYHYKECRSMRRELQTLREYFNFTMEDIDTSDILLPSSFPTLIETNSQKCADKLVFELSKRIDLPICFISLTSSNWLKELNSISRKVIIYLTNYHSLKKNMKEQLHKIIEDKNCVISSLEVEDEFPFRKIEFNDEKILLGNANIMTINDYVKMMVISYQNKYPDTELSKKLGISRKSLWEKRKKLDIEKKK
- a CDS encoding bifunctional 2-C-methyl-D-erythritol 4-phosphate cytidylyltransferase/2-C-methyl-D-erythritol 2,4-cyclodiphosphate synthase, encoding MLDVTLIVLCAGNSTRFEHKTKKQWIRIDNIPLWLNVTQRLASFSNFAKIIVASHEDELNYMKNFTDDFTFVKGGETRQKSILNSLEFVTTKYVMISDVARACIPQNVIKNLLDQKNCADCIVPILNVTDTVIYETNTINRDEVKLIQTPQLSLTSTLKKALNTNTEFTDESSAIKAINGTIKYIQGSNESKKLTLGNELEELPCLKEPSNNFFTGIGFDIHAFEDNKEMFLGGVKLPYDYGFKAHSDGDVLIHSIIDALLGACGAGDIGEFFPDTDLKYKGIDSKLLLEHIVRFIYNVGYEIVNIDTTIIAQKPKINPFKHEIKNSLSALLNIEKQFINIKATTAEKMGFIGRAEGLAVQSIATLKYYNWKQK
- a CDS encoding HDOD domain-containing protein, encoding MKKHIINQINNLPPLPNNIIELDNFRKKDSTNVEELLEILKKDPLIVANILKVANSSMFGFRSKVETLSRAINLLGIKFAISIAIGSSINESIKSNLLAYAVTNDDFLFSCSLATNIVNTWISTINFDLKNELLLPAFLQEIGKFVISQAIQNEKKTEEFLKELEETKDTSYCEETFTGFTCARITANIFKNWQLSHNIIFPIAFAEDIENCPKEFQQKAQILQIIKILCDVRYPLSDKNIEKALEKVALYNFDVENFLNSIDVIKAVIEENT